The genomic region tggtggtaatacatcagatgtataatccacttacggGTGATTAAGTGTACATATTCTCAATTTCTCACACAGTCACACACGATATCTAGTGTTCAAATTTTAACCCTCTTATTATTTCGAGATTTATCACTGCTTAATGCATTCTCAAACAAATTCATTTAAATATGATTGAGTTTGAATCTCGTTAGCATAAAAACCGTCCTTGTAACTTCTTTTATATtatgtaaaaataaaataaaataatctcgTGTAACTATATTAAAAAAAGAAACTATATCATGTGTCAAAATTAGACATATACTCCTTTTGCACCGGGTAATTTATTTATCTAttccattttgggtgtctcaCTCAGTTGTTTACCTTTCTCTGAACCGGCCTAGAGAGGGGCGGACTTGGCTGGGCCTGGCCGGGCTCACTTGCCTAGGCCCTGAACTGGCTGGGGGAGGGGCGGACTTGGATGGGCCTGGCCGGGCTGGGAGTATGTTTGACCCGGGCCAGGCTCGTGGTGGATGGAGGGCGGGCTGGGAGTATGTTTGACCTGGGCCGGGCTCGTGGTGGGTGGAGGGCGGGCTAATACGATAATACCCATAGAACTAAATTGGAGCCCAACGAAgagggaaaataaataaataccaCAACCGAAGACATGGAACACAATTATTTTGAACTTTGGCGAGGCTTATTATTTGATGAAATGTGTGATACAATGAAAGAAACTGAAAATTATTGATCAAATTCAAATTACACATGATAACGAAGTACAAGTGATGCAGaaaaacagaaattaaacatgatTAAGTCGGACCAATTATTCGCCCTCCCGAACATGCATATACTACTAGGCCACGGGACGCTAGTGAATGGCCGTAATCCAGGAGCGGTcacctttttttttatttattttttttaaggtAGGTTTTGAAAGCACggaattgatttcattttcatgaAATAAGTCAATTGACTTTAGTTAAATCGACTAACTTAATGTGGGCCCAAGAGTCCGGGTCTTGAGTAGCGGCTCTGAAACCGTGATCGATGCCGCTATCATTGTATATTTTACAATACCATTTTTTGGACATGCTGACTAGACCAAATGTATCGGCGGTTAGTCGATTAAGCCTGAACATCCCTCGAAGGTTGTTATTTATTCGAGGATCCTCATCTAAATCCGCCACAATCCAATCCTGGTCATTAACCCTCCAGAATTTCCCGTTGGAGACGTTTTTTACCGTAAGGATACCGTCTTTTGTACGGAAAATTTCTTGTTCAATTTGGGTATCCTTAATGTTATTGAACACACGTAGCTGGTATGGAATGCCGTTTGTAACCCGTGTCCCGAGATACTGGTTAGTCGACTGATGTTGAAATGCTACGCGTTGGGATGACTCAAACATTGATTTCCAGTCCAAAACATTGAAAACATCTCGATTCTTCGAGTCATTCTCTTCTGAGGATCCGACAATGAGGTATGAGTCGAAATTTGGGGCAGACCATAGGAGTAAATTGCAGCCATGGTGGACATGTTTGAGACGAATCTTGGTGGTATCGCCGTCTTGGACAAAGGTTGGTTTGAACAATGTACATGTCCAACTGTTTTGGTCTTCATTTGGTCTATCAGCTGATGCACTTATCCAGTACCTTTCAGGTAACCACCTGCAAATTTGATAGTATGATGCATCAGTTGGTCTATCAGCTGATGCACTCGAGCTTTTTTGACCCATAACTGACTCGATTCGAAACCACCAAATCCGAAAATGACTCGACAAAATattactctaattgaaccgaaaagacttaaaatgactatttctctatttaattgacccaaaaatgacccgacccgaaacagacccgaccaaCTTACCCGAAACaaacccgaaacccgaaaagacccgtattaacccgaaatcaatgagagaCTTGATCTGACCCGACCTGAgttggcccgacccgaacccgacccagtgacccgtttgccaggtctaaacAGAGGGAGTATATACTAATAAGTGTcagaaaccatctcaaccaaaagcttaagctgatggttgGAGTCCCAAGATTGACTTTATACTCTAACATGCCGTTAACACgaatgcccgttgggcttgaagtTTGGATGCAACTGCAGGACTCCCCAAGCCTAGTGCGAACCCGTGATCTTTTATTCACACTGACTCTGATACTATGTCAAAAAACCATCTCAATCAAAAACTTAAGCGAATGGTTAGAATTTCAAGATCGGATTTATACTCTAACAATAAAAGCATAAGTGTAACTGAAGAGAAGTCTC from Silene latifolia isolate original U9 population unplaced genomic scaffold, ASM4854445v1 scaffold_150, whole genome shotgun sequence harbors:
- the LOC141637844 gene encoding uncharacterized protein LOC141637844 — translated: MALKAPSIICLKSESNKKYLRCQKDTNLVTHDLMQFSTDNVLDPYIQIEVVKSEAGDDLFHLKSRYNNKFLTRWLPERYWISASADRPNEDQNSWTCTLFKPTFVQDGDTTKIRLKHVHHGCNLLLWSAPNFDSYLIVGSSEENDSKNRDVFNVLDWKSMFESSQRVAFQHQSTNQYLGTRVTNGIPYQLRVFNNIKDTQIEQEIFRTKDGILTVKNVSNGKFWRVNDQDWIVADLDEDPRINNNLRGMFRLNRLTADTFGLVSMSKKWYCKIYNDSGIDHGFRAATQDPDSWAHIKLVDLTKVN